A single genomic interval of Streptomyces graminofaciens harbors:
- a CDS encoding winged helix-turn-helix domain-containing protein translates to MTPLPRPTTELTADEARRIALRAQGFLGAPDRRSGVRGVLRHLGAVQLDTISVLARSHELIPYARLGAVGRTTVDKAYWTDVHAFEYWSHAACILPIEEWPHFAFRRRAYRSRPQWSHQLPDGAYDRVIKQLRAEGPLTATELGGAKRTSEWWDWSGEKVAVERALMYGEVVCVERRGWKRVYDLAERAVPEPLLHDELDDAECLRRLVRLAGEALGVGTRADIADYHRLKAEQFDAVIADSGLVPVTVEGWGKPAWADPAALETAPRGRHRTTLLSPFDSLIWERARTERIFGFTHRLEAYVPKQKRVYGYFAMPVLAGGRLVGRVDPARDGRTLVARQVTLDGPKAVPAVAQALLEAASWVDCTDVRVERVDAPELREPLVRALT, encoded by the coding sequence ATGACACCCCTGCCACGCCCCACCACAGAACTCACCGCAGACGAAGCCCGCCGTATCGCTCTGAGGGCCCAGGGTTTCCTCGGCGCCCCGGACCGCAGATCCGGCGTCCGCGGCGTCCTGCGGCACCTGGGCGCGGTCCAGCTCGACACCATCTCGGTCCTCGCCCGTTCCCACGAACTCATCCCGTACGCCCGCCTCGGCGCCGTAGGCCGCACGACGGTCGACAAGGCGTACTGGACGGATGTACACGCCTTCGAGTACTGGTCCCACGCGGCCTGCATCCTCCCCATCGAGGAGTGGCCCCACTTCGCCTTCCGCCGCCGCGCCTACCGCTCCCGTCCCCAGTGGAGCCACCAACTCCCGGACGGCGCCTACGACCGCGTCATCAAGCAGCTCCGCGCCGAAGGCCCCCTCACTGCCACGGAGTTGGGCGGAGCCAAGCGCACCAGCGAATGGTGGGACTGGTCCGGTGAGAAGGTCGCCGTCGAACGCGCGCTGATGTACGGCGAGGTGGTGTGCGTGGAGCGCCGCGGCTGGAAGCGGGTGTACGACCTCGCCGAGCGCGCCGTCCCCGAGCCCCTGCTCCACGACGAGCTGGACGACGCGGAGTGCCTGCGCCGCCTGGTCCGCCTGGCCGGCGAGGCCCTGGGCGTCGGCACGCGCGCGGACATCGCCGACTACCACCGCCTCAAGGCCGAGCAGTTCGACGCGGTGATCGCCGACTCGGGCCTCGTCCCGGTGACGGTGGAGGGCTGGGGGAAACCGGCCTGGGCCGACCCGGCGGCCCTGGAGACCGCCCCGCGCGGCCGCCACCGCACAACGCTCCTGTCCCCGTTCGACTCCCTGATCTGGGAGCGGGCCCGCACGGAGCGCATCTTCGGCTTCACCCACCGCCTGGAGGCATACGTCCCCAAGCAGAAGCGGGTGTACGGCTACTTCGCGATGCCGGTCCTTGCCGGCGGCCGTCTGGTCGGCCGCGTCGACCCCGCGCGCGACGGCCGGACCCTGGTCGCCAGGCAGGTCACCCTCGACGGCCCCAAGGCGGTCCCGGCCGTGGCCCAGGCCCTGCTCGAAGCCGCAAGCTGGGTGGACTGTACGGACGTACGGGTGGAGCGGGTGGACGCCCCGGAACTACGCGAGCCTCTGGTACGAGCCCTGACGTGA
- a CDS encoding GNAT family N-acetyltransferase, which yields MEPVTLTTERLLLRTVGPHDTDTVYAAAQDPDIQRWTTIPSPYLREHAESFVGQVVPDGWANASMFTFGVFLPSGELTGMIGITMRAPGTGEVGFWATKEHRRNGYITEATLATAHWAFTQLGLDRLEWRAELGNTASRAVAENTGFTLEGTLRSALLNQGTRRDCWLASLLPSDMGLPSTAPYLPAPESPGPSGV from the coding sequence ATGGAACCCGTCACCCTGACCACCGAGCGTCTGCTCCTGCGCACCGTGGGCCCGCACGACACCGACACCGTGTACGCGGCCGCCCAGGACCCGGACATCCAGCGCTGGACCACGATCCCCTCGCCGTATCTGCGTGAGCACGCCGAGTCCTTCGTCGGCCAAGTGGTTCCGGACGGCTGGGCGAACGCCTCCATGTTCACCTTCGGCGTCTTCCTCCCCTCCGGGGAGCTGACGGGCATGATCGGCATCACCATGCGCGCCCCGGGCACCGGCGAGGTCGGCTTCTGGGCCACCAAGGAACACCGCCGCAACGGCTACATCACCGAGGCCACCCTCGCCACCGCCCACTGGGCCTTCACCCAGCTCGGCCTCGACCGCCTCGAATGGCGGGCCGAACTGGGCAACACCGCCTCCCGCGCGGTCGCCGAGAACACCGGCTTCACCCTGGAAGGCACCCTCCGCTCAGCCCTCCTCAACCAAGGCACCCGCCGAGACTGCTGGCTGGCCTCGTTGCTGCCGTCGGACATGGGGCTGCCTTCGACGGCGCCCTACCTGCCGGCGCCGGAAAGTCCCGGCCCGTCCGGCGTTTGA